The proteins below come from a single Flavobacterium lindanitolerans genomic window:
- a CDS encoding SMI1/KNR4 family protein: MELEYLNNLENLYLSNKKLSRIGVSVIDISTLESSLNVKLPKAYKEFLHIAGKRDGILGDWNRDFNDLDSTQEYAREAFQGVGLNMKPFWCFAEYNDADSSLFFFLDEGENPPVYNFVADKVIVDDNGDEVFYKKIHESFSSFIEKKINSALK, translated from the coding sequence ATGGAATTAGAATATTTAAATAATTTGGAGAATTTATATCTCAGCAATAAAAAACTAAGTAGGATTGGAGTTTCAGTGATAGATATTTCTACACTTGAAAGTTCATTAAATGTGAAACTTCCAAAAGCCTATAAAGAATTTTTGCATATAGCAGGGAAAAGAGATGGTATACTTGGAGATTGGAACAGAGATTTCAATGATTTGGATTCTACCCAGGAATATGCAAGAGAGGCATTTCAGGGAGTAGGACTAAATATGAAGCCCTTTTGGTGTTTTGCAGAATATAATGATGCGGATTCCAGTTTGTTTTTCTTTCTGGATGAAGGTGAAAATCCTCCTGTCTATAATTTTGTTGCAGATAAGGTTATTGTAGATGATAACGGGGATGAGGTTTTTTATAAAAAAATACATGAATCGTTCAGTTCATTTATAGAAAAAAAAATAAATAGTGCTTTAAAATAA
- a CDS encoding SMI1/KNR4 family protein — translation MEILYLKKMEDFPKIGSYKNEGVSETEINNMEQSMNVKFPKAYREFLFLGGNYENLLSNWNRNFYDLDSAQEYAREAFQGVGLNMKPFWCFAEYNNANSSLFFFLDEGEDPPVYNFVADKVIVDDNGHEVFYKKTYQSFSAFIEKSITSALK, via the coding sequence ATGGAAATATTATATTTAAAAAAAATGGAAGACTTTCCGAAAATTGGAAGTTATAAAAATGAAGGAGTTTCAGAAACTGAGATAAATAATATGGAACAAAGTATGAATGTTAAATTCCCCAAAGCATATAGAGAGTTTTTATTCTTGGGCGGAAATTATGAGAATTTATTATCAAATTGGAACAGGAATTTCTATGATTTGGATTCTGCCCAGGAATATGCAAGAGAGGCATTTCAGGGAGTTGGATTAAATATGAAGCCTTTTTGGTGTTTTGCAGAATACAATAATGCAAATTCCAGTTTGTTTTTCTTTTTGGATGAAGGAGAAGATCCACCTGTTTATAATTTTGTTGCAGATAAGGTTATTGTAGATGATAATGGGCATGAGGTTTTTTACAAAAAGACCTATCAATCGTTCAGTGCATTTATAGAAAAAAGTATAACCAGCGCTCTAAAATAA
- a CDS encoding AAA family ATPase — translation MEENATALDIRAINEKIERESAFIDLLMMEMNKVIVGQKHMVERLLIGLLGQGHILLEGVPGLAKTLAINTLSQAVQGSFSRIQFTPDLLPADVVGTMIYNIKDNAFSIKKGPIFANFVLADEINRAPAKVQSALLEAMQEKQVTIGDTTFKLDKPFLVLATQNPVEQEGTYPLPEAQVDRFMLKTVIDYPKIDEERMVIRQNLKGSYEKVNPVVSTDQILRAQEAVREVYMDEKIEKYILDIIFATRYPEKYKLENLKPLISFGASPRGSINLANAAKCYAFIKRRGYVIPEDVRAVVHDVLRHRIGITYEAEAENVTSVDIINKIVNEVEVP, via the coding sequence ATGGAAGAAAATGCTACTGCATTAGACATTAGGGCAATTAATGAAAAAATAGAAAGAGAAAGTGCTTTTATCGACTTGCTGATGATGGAAATGAATAAAGTCATTGTAGGTCAGAAACACATGGTGGAGCGATTATTGATTGGACTTTTGGGACAAGGGCATATTTTGCTGGAAGGTGTTCCCGGATTGGCAAAAACATTAGCAATTAATACACTGTCGCAGGCAGTTCAAGGTTCTTTCAGCCGTATACAGTTTACTCCGGATTTACTTCCTGCCGATGTGGTAGGAACCATGATCTATAATATTAAAGACAATGCTTTTTCAATCAAGAAAGGGCCAATCTTTGCTAATTTCGTTTTGGCAGATGAGATTAACCGTGCCCCTGCAAAAGTACAGTCGGCATTGCTTGAAGCCATGCAGGAAAAGCAGGTAACTATTGGAGATACTACTTTCAAATTAGATAAGCCATTTTTAGTATTGGCTACACAAAACCCGGTAGAACAGGAAGGAACCTATCCGTTGCCAGAAGCTCAGGTTGACCGTTTTATGTTGAAAACAGTTATCGACTATCCAAAAATCGATGAAGAAAGAATGGTCATCCGCCAGAACCTGAAAGGCTCTTATGAAAAAGTAAATCCTGTGGTTTCTACAGACCAGATTCTTCGCGCTCAGGAAGCAGTTCGTGAAGTATATATGGATGAAAAAATTGAAAAATACATTCTGGATATCATTTTCGCAACCCGTTATCCGGAAAAATACAAACTGGAAAACCTGAAACCATTAATCAGTTTTGGTGCGTCACCTCGTGGAAGTATCAATTTGGCGAATGCGGCTAAATGTTATGCCTTTATCAAACGCAGAGGTTATGTAATTCCTGAAGACGTGCGTGCTGTTGTTCACGATGTACTTCGCCATAGAATTGGAATTACGTATGAAGCAGAAGCAGAAAACGTAACTTCTGTAGACATCATAAACAAAATCGTAAACGAAGTTGAAGTACCTTAG